The following proteins are encoded in a genomic region of Arachis stenosperma cultivar V10309 chromosome 4, arast.V10309.gnm1.PFL2, whole genome shotgun sequence:
- the LOC130973336 gene encoding 40S ribosomal protein S7-like, translating into MFTSRKKIHKDNDAEPTEFEETAAQYLFDLENTNQDLKSDLKDLYINQAIPMDVAGNRKAVVIYVPFRLRKSFRKIHLRLVRELEKKFSGKDVVLVATRRIVRPPKKGSAVQRPRTRTLTAVHDAILEDVVYPAEIVGKRVRYRLDGSKIIKVFLDPKERNNTEYKLETFSGVYRKLTGKDVSFEFPITEA; encoded by the exons ATGTTCACCTCAAGGAAGAAAATCCACAAGGATAATGATGCTGAACCCACTGAGTTTGAGGAGACAGCTGCACAG tACTTGTTTGATTTGGAGAACACTAATCAGGACCTGAAAAGTGATTTGAAAGATCTCTACATAAACCAGGCAAT TCCGATGGACGTGGCTGGGAATCGCAAGGCTGTGGTCATCTATGTTCCTTTCAGATTGAGGAAGTCGTTTCGCAAGATTCATCTTCGTCTTGTCAGGGAGCTTGAGAAGAAGTTTAGTGGGAAG GATGTTGTGTTGGTCGCCACAAGAAGGATCGTGCGTCCTCCAAAGAAAGGGTCTGCTGTTCAGCGGCCGCGTACCCGCACTTTGACTGCTGTGCATGATGCTATTCTTGAAGACGTAGTTTATCCTGCCGAGATTGTTGGCAAACGAGTCAGATACAGACTCGATGGATCGAAAATAATCAAA GTTTTCTTGGATCCGAAGGAACGCAACAACACTGAATACAAGCTGGAGACTTTCTCTGGAGTTTACAGGAAGCTTACCGGAAAAGATGTATCTTTTGAGTTTCCAATCACAGAAGCCTAG
- the LOC130975973 gene encoding transcriptional activator hap3-like, translating to MKRQGRFLDQNFQQREASSSGSNKNNNNNARGEEDQWLLPPNKVVDIMRQVLPSHAQISEDALEAMQDCVCEFVTRVTVEANKKCRSEGRKTLSVNDLLLAMNDDLALNKYAELLAIYYDRYSLQNVATYMN from the exons ATGAAACGTCAAGGTCGTTTCCTCGATCAAAATTTCCAGCAACGAGAAGCAAGCTCTTCTG GTTCAAAcaagaacaataataataatgcacgTGGTGAAGAAGATCAATGGTTATTACCACCTAACAAGGTGGTAGATATCATGCGACAGGTTCTACCATCACATGCACAAATCTCTGAGGATGCATTAGAAGCAATGCAAGATTGTGTGTGTGAGTTTGTGACACGTGTGACTGTTGAGGCCAACAAGAAGTGCAGATCTGAGGGGAGAAAAACTCTTAGTGTTAATGACTTGTTATTAGCAATGAACGATGATTTGGCCTTAAATAAATATGCTgagcttcttgcaatttactaCGATCGTTACTCCCTCCAAAATGTGGCTACTTATATGAATTAA
- the LOC130976807 gene encoding uncharacterized protein LOC130976807 — protein sequence MAPQLLTPPTCSRLARFTRCLLTHHRHHRRFSTNATTERTKGASFSGNEIKLPAELRGKNVVQLKCESSSGFCNVFLVGTVYNSQRSREQVKRIIGHLKPQAVFLGLCQSRSAVLYPPIDTRPGKQPEVGPVSEFRVAFEEARKYGGKVYLGDRLEKITNARFIRKIGFLDVIKLFSLPFKDLPHLTSFLLRLAIDGKGNIRGFPKVDELIEQLEGEGINQEIREFKVLMVLQETILHERAQYMSHSLLQVAKRNNCVVAVVGKGHLPGIMKHWQQDISVAPLLQVPSPKNTIMNFCISVSVAMVGVFMIGRYL from the exons ATGGCTCCTCAATTGCTAACACCGCCAACTTGCTCTCGACTCGCCCGATTCACGCGGTGCCTTCTCACTCACCACCGCCACCACCGCCGGTTCTCGACAAATGCAACAACAGAAAGAACAAAAGGTGCTTCCTTTTCAGGAAATGAAATAAAGCTGCCAGCGGAACTGCGAGGCAAGAATGTGGTGCAGCTCAAGTGCGAGTCCTCCTCTGGTTTTTGCAATGTCTTTCTTGTTGGCACTGTTTATAATTCTCAG AGATCACGCGAACAAGTAAAAAGAATAATCGGCCACTTGAAACCACAG GCTGTGTTTTTAGGATTATGCCAAAGTCGCTCAGCAGTGCTTTATCCTCCAATTGATACAAGG CCTGGGAAACAACCTGAGGTTGGTCCTGTTAGCGAATTTCGAGTGGCATTTGAAGAAGCAAGAAAATATGGTGGCAAAGTGTATCTTGGCGATCGCCTTGAAAAG ATTACCAACGCCAGATTTATCAGAAAGATTGGATTTTTGGATGTGATAAAACTGTTTTCTCTTCCCTTCAAAGACCTTCCCCACTTAACTAGTTTTCTTCTTCGTTTGGCAATAGATGGCAAAGGCAACATTCGGGGTTTTCCCAAAGTG GATGAGTTAATTGAACAATTGGAAGGAGAAGGTATTAATCAGGAAATACGTGAGTTTAAGGTGCTTATGGTTTTGCAGGAGACCATTCTACATGAACGAGCTCA ATACATGTCTCACTCACTACTACAAGTGGCGAAGAGGAATAACtgtgttgttgctgttgttggAAAGGGGCATTTACCAGGAATAATGAAGCATTGGCAGCAAGATATATCG GTGGCGCCTCTCCTCCAAGTTCCATCTCCCAAAAATACTATAATGAACTTTTGTATCTCTGTTAGTGTTGCCATGGTTGGGGTATTCATGATTGGGAGATATCTTTGA
- the LOC130972906 gene encoding uncharacterized protein LOC130972906: MATTSMVGVSVSGFHNHHFASSNSNSTTISSWKPVVAVLSNKNKMRVPFELKQGQSRIFHKLPSGLSMEVIVQKKKKKKNVEGEEEKKSPLVFVHGSYHAAWCWAEHWLPFFSASGFDCYALSLLAQGESDAPHGSVAGTLETHARDIADFVNHKVQSPPILVGHSFGGLIIQYYISSLGSNNHEENTYPKLRGAILVCSVPPSGNSGLVWRYLFTKPIAAFKVTRSLAAKAFQTSLPLCRETFFSATMEDHIVKRYQELMKESSRLPLFDLRKLNASLPVPSAPNCPVDVLVLGAKDDFIVDAEGLNETAKFYSVPPVCVDAVAHDMMLDVSWEKGAKVILSWINGLDK; this comes from the exons ATGGCAACAACATCAATGGTGGGTGTTTCTGTTTCTGGGTTCCACAATCACCATTTTGCTTCTTCCAACTCAAACTCCACCACAATTTCTTCTTGGAAGCCTGTGGTGGCTGTTCTCAGCAACAAGAACAAGATGAGGGTCCCTTTTGAGCTGAAGCAGGGGCAGTCTCGTATCTTCCACAAGCTTCCCTCTGGGCTAAGCATGGAGGTGATtgtgcagaagaagaagaagaagaagaatgttgaaggagaagaagagaaaaagtcACCTTTGGTTTTTGTTCATGGAAGCTACCATGCTGCTTGGTGCTGGGCTGAACATTGGTTACCTTTCTTTTCAGCTTCTGGCTTCGATTGCTATGCTCTTAGCCTCTTAGCACAG GGTGAAAGTGATGCACCCCATGGTTCGGTTGCTGGTACGCTCGAG ACGCATGCAAGAGATATTGCAGATTTCGTCAATCATAAAGTTCAGTCACCACCTATCTTGGTTGGACATTCATTTGGAGGACTTATCATTCAATATTATATCTCCTCTTTGGGAAGCAACAACCATGAAG AAAATACATATCCAAAGCTTAGAGGAGCTATCCTTGTCTGCTCTGTGCCTCCTTCTGGTAACAG tgGTCTTGTCTGGCGATATCTCTTTACCAAGCCAATTGCTGCCTTCAAG GTGACACGCAGCTTGGCAGCGAAAGCTTTTCAAACCTCTCTTCCTCTGTGTAGAGAGACATTTTTCTCAGCCACAATGGAGGATCATATTGTTAAAAG ATATCAAGAGCTAATGAAAGAAAGTTCGAGATTGCCATTGTTTGATTTAAGAAAGCTGAATGCATCACTTCCGGTTCCTTCGGCGCCAAACTGCCCTGTCGATGTCCTTGTTTTGGGTGCGAAAGATGACTTCATTGTG GACGCCGAAGGACTCAATGAGACGGCGAAGTTTTACAGTGTGCCGCCGGTTTGTGTTGATGCCGTTGCGCATGACATGATGTTGGACGTATCATGGGAAAAAGGAGCAAAAGTTATTCTGTCATGGATTAATGGTTTGGACAAGTGA